The proteins below come from a single Garra rufa chromosome 3, GarRuf1.0, whole genome shotgun sequence genomic window:
- the LOC141332459 gene encoding uncharacterized protein — protein sequence MDYRKTGVLCAVRGCHNSWFKRKKYLQDICFDHNPRTRAECGCGAPYDMHAPPKCEEARRLWLKALNLKKPPKLPYVCSFHFVDGRPTEDHPFPEKWLGYDAPVKTPRRRLVRIYPQSDDEQGDGTSDDHETAQMEPLQLPLQYSDACTQWEVQALTDHTYASGDKIMLHKATQFHSEDPLALSILKNDTSSVLYTGFTLSVFKDHVKYLQQFYTSKFKMHVMDQILMTMKLKLNLLQGDLAERFDVSQSAVSRIISYWIDAMEEHMRVYIPWLPRETVRSTMPQCFKENFPNTTCIIDCSETILQKAHNLDSRGESYSHYYSNNTLKYLVAIAPCGLIMFISPAYGGRCSDKFITQESGFLDYLQPGDEVMADRGFTIRDLLFEREVNLIMPAFTQKGGQLSDEDVTATRRIANVRIHVERVIRRLKVFKIVSQTVPINMAHKMDKILRVCAALVNMQGDIFHENTE from the exons ATGGATTACAGAAAGACTGGCGTACTTTGCGCAGTTAGGGGGTGTCATAACAGTTGGTTCAAGCGTAAAAAATATCTGCAAGACATTTGTTTTGACCATAATCCACGCACCAGAGCTGAATGTGGATGTGGAGCACCCTATGATATGCACGCCCCCCCGAAGTGCGAAGAAGCGCGTCGGCTTTGGTTAAAAGCCTTAAACTTAAAGAAACCACCGAAATTGCCATACGTTTGTTCTTTCCACTTCGTTGACGGCAGACCCACGGAAGACCATCCATTCCCCGAGAAATGGTTGGGCTACGATGCTCCAGTGAAGACTCCGAGGCGACGGCTCGTCAGGATATATCCACAATCAG ATGATGAGCAAGGTGACGGCACCTCTGATGACCATGAGACTGCACAAATGGAGCCATTGCAGCTGCCTCTTCAATACAGTGATGCCTGCACTCAGTGGGAGGTCCAGGCATTGACAGACCACACTTATGCCTCAGGGGATAAAATAATGTTGCACAAGGCAACACAGTTCCACAGCGAAGATCCCTTAGCCCTTTCCATTCTCAAGAATGATACTAGCTCTGTATTGTACACTGGCTTCACCCTTAGTGTCTTTAAAGATCATGTTAAATATCTCCAGCAGTTCTACACTTCCAAGTTTAAGATGCACGTAATGGATCAAATTCTGATGACCATGAAGTTGAAGTTGAATTTACTTCAGGGAGATCTTGCTGAACGCTTTGATGTATCCCAGAGTGCAGTAAGCCGGATTATTTCCTACTGGATTGATGCaatggaggagcacatgagagtCTACATTCCATGGCTACCACGGGAAACTGTCCGCAGCACAATGCCTCAATGCTTTAAGGAAAACTTCCCAAACACCACCTGCATTATTGACTGCTCTGAGACAATTCTGCAAAAAGCACACAATCTTGACTCCAGAGGGgagtcatacagtcattattattCAAACAATACTTTGAAATATTTAGTTGCCATTGCCCCCTGTGGACTCATTATGTTCATCTCCCCTGCTTATGGGGGAAGATGCAGTGACAAGTTCATTACCCAAGAATCTGGCTTCCTGGACTATCTCCAGCCGGGTGACGAAGTGATGGCTGACAGAGGCTTCACCATTCGTGATTTGCTGTTTGAGAGAGAGGTAAACCTTATCATGCCAGCATTTACTCAAAAAGGTGGTCAGTTGTCTGACGAGGATGTTACAGCCACAAGGAGGATCGCAAATGTTCGCATACATGTGGAAAGAGTGATCAGACGGCTCAAGGTGTTCAAAATTGTTTCTCAGACTGTCCCTATTAACATGGCACACAAAATGGACAAAATCCTCAGAGTGTGTGCAGCACTTGTAAACATGCAAGGTGACATCTTCCATGAGAACACAGAATAA